One Nitrospira sp. DNA window includes the following coding sequences:
- a CDS encoding Methyl-accepting chemotaxis sensor/transducer protein yields MGTIMKNMTIGPKFVLSISAVSILVIMLGLFVLYQQEEAKMDTMLAGRSNIISTQIMIGRAYITQNYVAKVKKSKAGGEIQVLKDHTGVPDAIPFPATAVREMGEEATRTGLYSARLVSQNPMNPANTPKDNFENEALRAIMAGAESYARRDDVNGVQTFRRAVVDKASSAACLSCHTNNQVGDTLGMLSLSLPMAEAVALSNRSMWQTGGLMAGIVVIIMLVTYFLLRNIVLKPLARMSEISKDIAKGEGDLTKRVPCEGNDEIAHMGGYFNEFIEKLQQMIKKVAHVTDKVASASVELSATAEEISKGTDTLTSRASQTAAAVEEMNATVGQVAQNSGKAASLAQDTVKTAQDGGTVVSSTISGMQQLSDAVTNSATIISELGKSSDQIGEIVRTIEDIADQTNLLALNAAIEAARAGEQGRGFAVVADEVRKLAERTTKATKEIGDMIRQIQHDTRGAVDSMQQGTQKVTAGVDLVNKTGEALSQIVRMVSESADMIRQIAVASEEQSVATQQIASDIEQVAKVTKESSSGAHESAKASQDLSQLAVELQGIVGGFKI; encoded by the coding sequence ATGGGGACCATCATGAAGAATATGACCATCGGGCCGAAGTTTGTCCTGTCGATTTCTGCTGTGTCCATTCTGGTGATCATGCTCGGTCTTTTTGTGTTGTACCAGCAGGAAGAAGCCAAGATGGACACGATGCTGGCAGGACGCAGCAACATCATCAGCACGCAGATCATGATCGGCCGGGCCTATATCACGCAGAACTATGTGGCCAAGGTCAAGAAATCGAAAGCCGGCGGGGAGATCCAGGTGCTCAAGGACCACACGGGTGTGCCAGACGCCATTCCCTTCCCCGCGACGGCGGTCAGGGAAATGGGTGAGGAGGCCACGCGCACGGGGCTGTACAGCGCCCGCCTGGTCAGCCAAAACCCGATGAATCCGGCGAATACCCCCAAGGACAATTTCGAGAATGAAGCGCTGCGCGCCATCATGGCCGGGGCGGAGAGTTACGCCCGGCGCGACGACGTCAATGGGGTGCAGACCTTTCGCCGAGCGGTCGTGGATAAGGCCTCGTCCGCAGCCTGCCTGAGCTGCCATACCAACAATCAAGTCGGCGATACGCTGGGTATGTTGAGCCTCTCGCTTCCGATGGCGGAAGCCGTCGCCCTTTCGAACCGGTCGATGTGGCAGACCGGCGGATTGATGGCAGGGATCGTCGTCATCATCATGCTGGTCACCTATTTCTTGCTGCGCAACATCGTGCTGAAACCGTTGGCCAGGATGAGCGAGATCTCGAAAGACATCGCCAAGGGCGAGGGCGACTTGACCAAGCGCGTCCCTTGCGAAGGCAACGATGAAATCGCGCACATGGGCGGCTACTTCAATGAATTCATCGAAAAGCTGCAGCAGATGATCAAGAAGGTGGCGCATGTCACGGACAAAGTGGCGTCGGCGTCGGTCGAACTGTCTGCGACCGCCGAAGAGATTTCAAAGGGAACCGACACCCTGACGTCGCGTGCGTCACAAACCGCGGCCGCAGTGGAAGAAATGAACGCCACCGTCGGTCAAGTGGCGCAGAACTCCGGCAAAGCCGCGAGCCTGGCACAGGATACGGTCAAGACGGCGCAAGACGGCGGCACCGTGGTGTCCAGCACCATTTCCGGAATGCAGCAATTGTCCGACGCCGTCACCAACTCCGCGACGATCATCTCCGAACTCGGCAAGTCGTCCGATCAGATCGGGGAGATCGTACGGACGATCGAAGACATTGCCGACCAGACCAACTTGCTGGCCTTGAACGCGGCGATCGAAGCGGCCAGAGCCGGTGAGCAGGGACGAGGCTTCGCGGTCGTGGCCGATGAGGTGCGGAAGCTCGCCGAGCGGACGACCAAAGCCACGAAGGAGATCGGCGACATGATCCGCCAGATCCAACATGATACGCGGGGAGCCGTCGATTCGATGCAGCAGGGCACGCAGAAAGTCACGGCGGGCGTCGATCTGGTCAACAAGACCGGCGAAGCCTTGTCGCAGATCGTGCGCATGGTTTCGGAAAGCGCGGACATGATCCGGCAGATCGCCGTGGCGTCGGAAGAGCAATCGGTCGCCACCCAGCAGATTGCGAGCGACATCGAGCAGGTGGCGAAGGTCACGAAAGAGTCCTCGTCGGGGGCCCATGAGTCGGCCAAAGCCAGCCAGGACCTGAGTCAACTGGCCGTCGAACTGCAGGGAATCGTGGGTGGATTCAAGATCTGA